From the Pseudomonadota bacterium genome, the window TCATCACCACTTACCGGGAGCCGGATGCTTATGAAGCTCGGTTTTGTGATCGTAACTGCGAAGATTGTAAGCTGTTGTTGTCTCTGGAGGATGCGGATGAGTGTAAGGCCGTTGGTATTGAGAAACTGCTGGCCGATCTTGACAAAACCATTTCCCTGGTGCCCACCGGAAACGACCGTTATAAAAGGCGTGATTAACTATTCAGCGTGGTTGATTTCAGCTTGTATTGAGAGATGAAAATCAGGAAAACCTGGGGACATGACCTGATTTTTCTAGGGAATCGGGATCGTGTCCCCAGGTTTTCCGGGTTAGCTGAATAGTTGCAGGCGTGATTAAATTAAGTTGAGGAAACAAGCGAGAACAACATCATGAATCATTCTGCATCGGACGTGATTACCTCCTTGAATGGGGCGACCATTCAACATGGATCATATAATCGGCGCATCTACTTGATGGATCTCGGTCGGGCCGATCCCGGCAAATTGGCTCGGAAGCTGATTTGCCTGGCCGGGGAAAAGGGCTATTCCAAGATTTTTGCCAAGGTTCCTGATTCTCAGGCTTCCCCTTTTTTGGTTTCCGGCTTCCGGCTTGAGGCCGAAATTCCGTTCTTCTACCCAGGTGAGGGCGCCCGTTTTCTGGGTTATTATCTCGAAAGCAAGCGTCGTCACGAGCCGGATTCCGAAAGTCTTGACGAGCTTGTGACCAAGCTGGTGCCGCGCAAGCAAAACCGGCCGGCAAAGCCTTTGCCGGAGAAGATTAAAATCCGGCGCTGTACTCCGGAAGACGCGGAAGCGATGGCCGCAATCTACCGTTCCGTATTTCCGACTTACCCTTTTCCGATCTTTGATCCGCAATACCTGCGCCAAAGCATGGCCAACCAGGTTGATTTTTTCTGCGTCGAGCAGGCGAATCGTCTGCTGGCGCTCTCATCGATGGAAAAGGATGGCTCGGCAAAAAATGTCGAGATGACTGA encodes:
- the ablB gene encoding putative beta-lysine N-acetyltransferase, translating into MNHSASDVITSLNGATIQHGSYNRRIYLMDLGRADPGKLARKLICLAGEKGYSKIFAKVPDSQASPFLVSGFRLEAEIPFFYPGEGARFLGYYLESKRRHEPDSESLDELVTKLVPRKQNRPAKPLPEKIKIRRCTPEDAEAMAAIYRSVFPTYPFPIFDPQYLRQSMANQVDFFCVEQANRLLALSSMEKDGSAKNVEMTDFATPAKHRGKDFARHLLARMEREMLLKKYRLAYTIARAKSPAMNLTFARLGYVYAGRLANNTNISGKIESMNVWYKKIRGSGKTHG